The following coding sequences lie in one Rutidosis leptorrhynchoides isolate AG116_Rl617_1_P2 chromosome 4, CSIRO_AGI_Rlap_v1, whole genome shotgun sequence genomic window:
- the LOC139844356 gene encoding uncharacterized protein: protein MAVEAKKKIISAASARSHTRKSRSNSSSSSSSSGIVIKFLAVFVIGFFAWAYQVGCPPAPKKVGPPDGLPITSPRIKLRDGRHLSYKEYGVPKELAKYKIIFSHGFDSVKHYNVIATSASPALVEELGIYIVSFDRPGYGESDPDPKRTLKSLALDTVELADQLELGSKFYVVGFSMGGQLIWPYLKYIPHRLAGAALIAPVVNYWWPNLPANLSRQEFSKLFIEDQWSFRVTHYAPSLTYWWNTQKWFPSCTVIARSPDVLTEQDRQLKPKYTAGRELVQGQVRQQGEFESIHRDLNIGFGDWEFDPTEIENPFPNNEGSVHIWQGDEDKLVPATLQRYIAQQLPWINYHEIKGAGHMFPYADGMVDDILKALLLGEN from the exons ATGGCAGTTGAAGCTAAGAAGAAGATAATATCAGCAGCGTCAGCTAGGTCACACACCAGAAAATCCAGATCcaattcttcttcttcatcttcatcttcag GGATTGTTATCAAATTTCTAGCCGTCTTCGTTATCGGTTTTTTTGCATGGGCATATCAAGTAGGTTGTCCGCCCGCACCCAAGAAAGTGGGACCACCCGATGGACTCCCCATAACATCACCTAGAATCAAGCTTCGCGATGGAAGACATCTGTCCTATAAAGAATACGGTGTACCAAAAGAGTTAGCCAAATACAAAATCATATTTTCCCATGGCTTTGACTCTGTCAAGCATTATAATGTTATTGCCACATCCGCATCTCcg GCTCTGGTTGAAGAGTtaggtatatatattgtttcatttGATCGACCCGGTTATGGAGAGAGTGATCCCGACCCTAAACGAACTTTGAAGAGTTTGGCTTTAGATACCGTGGAGCTTGCTGATCAACTAGAACTTGGATCCAAGTTTTATGTAGTAGGCTTTTCTATGGGCGGACAATTGATTTGGCCGTATTTGAAGTACATTCCTCATAG GTTAGCAGGAGCAGCTCTTATAGCACCGGTAGttaattattggtggcctaacttaccaGCAAACTTATCTCGACAAGAATTTTCGAAGCTGTTTATCGAAGATCAATGGAGTTTTCGGGTTACTCACTACGCTCCGTCACTGACCTACTGGTGGAATACTCAGAAATGGTTTCCTTCTTGCACTGTTATTGCGCGCAGTCCCGATGTTCTTACTGAACAAGACCGACAACTTAAGCCAAAATATACTGCTGGAAGAGAACTCGTTCAG GGTCAAGTAAGACAACAAGGAGAATTCGAGTCAATCCACCGCGACTTAAATATTGGATTCGGTGACTGGGAATTTGATCCAACCGAAATTGAGAATCCATTTCCAAACAATGAAGGATCGGTTCATATATGGCAAGGTGATGAAGATAAACTTGTACCTGCAACACTGCAACGTTACATTGCCCAACAACTTCCATGGATAAACTATCATGAGATCAAGGGTGCTGGTCACATGTTCCCTTATGCTGATGGAATGGTCGACGATATTCTAAAAGCGCTGTTACTTGGTGAAAATTAG